A part of Paenarthrobacter sp. A20 genomic DNA contains:
- the hrpA gene encoding ATP-dependent RNA helicase HrpA, protein MTLHISYPAELPVSERREDLMAAIAANQVTIIAGETGSGKTTQIPKMCLELGLGDKGLIGHTQPRRLAARTVAERIASELGVEIGQEVGFQVRFTGEVSASTRIKLMTDGILLAEIQRDKLLRKYSTIIIDEAHERSLNIDFILGYLKRILPQRPDLKVIITSATIDPQRFAKHFGNDEEPAPIIEVSGRTYPVEIRYRPLSQPAGADEESSDDELEEDRDPLDAVCDAVDELAKEAPGDILIFFSGEREIRDAAEAINGRIQTNRRLAGTEVLPLFARLSLQEQHRVFNPGGKRRIILATNVAETSLTVPGIKYVIDTGTARISRYSHRTKVQRLPIERVSQASANQRSGRCGRVSEGIAIRLYSEEDFESRPQFTDPEILRTNLAAVILQMTAMGVARGPKDVENFPFVEPPDSRAINDGVTLLRELGALSSPKAADAGSNGRSGSGLTAVGQKLAQLPVDPRLGRMIVEAGKRGCVREVMILAAALTIQDPRERPTDKRQLASEKHARFRDEISDFTGFLNLWNYIQEKQRELSSTQFRKLCRNEFINYLRVREWQDLFTQLRQLAKPLGIALDNKREADPVGNYEGIHISLLSGLLSHIGLLDERKREYAGARGSRFAIFPGSALFKKSPAFVMAAELVETSRLWARVAAKFDPLWAEQVAPDLVKRSYSEPHWSSRQGAVMAHEKVTLYGVPIIPNRRVNYGRVDPELSRELFIRHALVEGEWKTHHKFFHRNRALLQEIEELETRMRRRDILVDDQTLFEFYDARVGPDVVSERHFDKWWKDARHADPNLLDFDQSLLMSEDAEALDDSAYPKTWLHKGFELPLSYEFHPVAPGSAPNPSDGVTAEVPVLFLNQLDDAPFRWQIPGQRAELVTALIKSLPKQVRKNFVPAPDVARQATAALEADFDPAADDLEASLELVLRRLRGHVIPPGSWNWDAVPSHLRVSFKVVDSKGKVLDEGKDLAELQEKLAPATRRAIAESLGATPATTSRAKGGKGTGSANSQPSTAAVTNATAGNGAVAERSGITEWDFGTVERQVTRTVKGHDVTGFPAVVDEGKSVALRVFQTRAEQEAAMRGGVIRLLALRIPPPDRYVLEHLSNMEKLTFSQNPHGSVSALIADCALAAIDKLTPQDLPWDRPSFDALYEVVRAELIDTVFTVTAVVERILASTRRIQKELKSNASLPLITALNDMKSQLEQLVFPGFVAQTGYAQLSQLPRYLQAIEKRLEKLPGNVQRDGLNMAIVQALEDDYDDAVSALLPGRRAGTELTRVRWMIEELRVSLFAVELGTAYSVSEKRIRTVLNQALAPA, encoded by the coding sequence ATGACACTTCATATTTCCTACCCCGCAGAGCTGCCCGTCTCCGAGCGCCGCGAGGATCTGATGGCGGCCATCGCCGCAAACCAGGTGACCATCATTGCCGGTGAGACCGGCTCGGGCAAGACCACCCAGATCCCCAAAATGTGCCTCGAGCTTGGCCTTGGAGACAAGGGCCTGATCGGGCACACCCAGCCGCGCCGCCTGGCTGCCCGCACGGTGGCCGAACGCATCGCGTCGGAGCTCGGCGTCGAGATCGGCCAGGAGGTCGGCTTCCAGGTCCGCTTCACCGGCGAGGTGAGCGCGTCCACCAGGATCAAACTGATGACCGACGGAATCCTCCTTGCCGAGATCCAGCGGGACAAACTGCTCCGGAAGTACAGCACCATCATCATCGATGAGGCCCATGAACGCAGCCTCAACATCGACTTCATCCTGGGCTACCTCAAGCGCATCCTCCCCCAGCGCCCGGACCTCAAGGTCATCATCACCTCGGCCACCATCGATCCCCAACGCTTTGCCAAGCACTTCGGAAACGACGAAGAGCCCGCGCCCATCATTGAAGTTTCCGGACGCACCTACCCGGTGGAGATCCGTTACCGTCCGCTGTCCCAGCCAGCCGGCGCGGACGAAGAAAGTTCGGACGACGAACTCGAAGAAGACCGTGATCCCCTGGATGCTGTCTGCGACGCCGTAGACGAACTCGCCAAGGAAGCTCCGGGCGATATCCTCATTTTCTTCTCCGGCGAACGCGAAATCCGTGACGCGGCGGAGGCCATCAATGGCCGCATCCAGACCAACCGCCGCCTGGCGGGGACCGAAGTGCTGCCACTGTTTGCCCGCCTAAGCCTCCAGGAGCAGCACAGGGTCTTCAACCCTGGTGGCAAGCGACGCATCATCCTCGCTACCAACGTGGCGGAGACATCCCTGACCGTCCCGGGCATCAAGTACGTGATAGACACCGGAACGGCCCGCATCTCCCGCTACTCGCACCGGACCAAGGTCCAGCGCCTTCCCATAGAGCGCGTGTCCCAGGCCTCGGCCAACCAGCGCTCCGGTCGTTGCGGCCGTGTGTCCGAAGGCATCGCGATCCGCCTGTACTCCGAGGAAGACTTCGAGTCGCGTCCCCAGTTCACCGACCCGGAAATCCTCCGAACCAACCTTGCTGCCGTCATCCTGCAAATGACGGCCATGGGCGTCGCCCGCGGACCCAAGGATGTGGAGAACTTTCCCTTCGTGGAACCCCCGGATTCCAGGGCTATTAACGACGGCGTCACTCTCCTGCGCGAACTCGGTGCCTTGAGTTCGCCCAAGGCGGCAGACGCCGGCAGTAACGGTCGCAGCGGCAGCGGGCTGACCGCCGTCGGGCAGAAGCTTGCCCAGCTGCCTGTGGATCCGCGGCTTGGCCGGATGATCGTGGAAGCCGGCAAGCGCGGCTGCGTCCGGGAAGTCATGATCCTCGCGGCAGCCCTCACCATTCAGGATCCGCGCGAACGGCCAACTGACAAGCGGCAGCTCGCTTCGGAGAAGCACGCGCGGTTCCGCGATGAGATCTCGGACTTTACGGGCTTCCTCAACCTGTGGAACTACATCCAGGAAAAGCAGCGCGAACTGTCTTCCACGCAGTTCCGCAAGCTGTGCCGCAATGAGTTCATCAATTACTTGAGGGTCCGCGAGTGGCAGGACCTGTTCACGCAGCTCAGGCAACTGGCCAAGCCCTTGGGCATCGCGTTGGACAACAAGCGCGAGGCCGATCCCGTAGGGAACTATGAGGGCATCCACATCAGCCTGCTGTCCGGGTTATTGAGCCACATTGGCCTCCTCGATGAGCGCAAGCGTGAATATGCGGGGGCCCGCGGCAGCCGCTTCGCCATCTTCCCCGGCTCAGCCCTGTTCAAGAAGTCTCCTGCGTTTGTCATGGCTGCGGAGTTGGTGGAGACGAGCCGCCTTTGGGCGCGTGTCGCCGCGAAGTTCGATCCCCTGTGGGCCGAGCAGGTAGCCCCGGACCTGGTGAAGCGTTCCTACAGCGAACCCCATTGGTCTTCCCGGCAGGGCGCCGTCATGGCCCATGAGAAAGTCACGCTGTACGGCGTGCCGATCATTCCCAACCGGCGGGTCAATTACGGGCGCGTCGATCCCGAGCTCTCCCGTGAGCTGTTCATCCGCCACGCCCTGGTGGAAGGCGAATGGAAGACGCACCACAAGTTCTTCCACCGCAACCGTGCCTTGCTCCAGGAGATCGAGGAACTCGAGACCCGCATGCGCCGGCGCGACATCCTTGTGGACGACCAGACGCTGTTCGAGTTCTACGATGCACGCGTTGGCCCGGACGTTGTCTCCGAGAGGCACTTCGACAAGTGGTGGAAGGATGCCCGCCACGCGGATCCCAACCTCCTGGACTTCGACCAATCGCTGTTGATGAGCGAAGACGCCGAGGCACTGGACGACTCCGCATATCCGAAGACCTGGCTGCACAAGGGCTTTGAACTCCCCCTGAGTTACGAGTTCCATCCCGTGGCGCCGGGATCGGCACCCAACCCATCCGATGGTGTCACCGCCGAGGTTCCTGTGTTGTTCCTCAACCAACTCGATGATGCCCCCTTCCGTTGGCAGATTCCGGGGCAACGTGCAGAGCTGGTGACGGCCCTCATCAAATCGTTGCCTAAGCAGGTGCGGAAGAACTTCGTCCCTGCCCCTGATGTGGCCCGGCAGGCCACGGCCGCCCTGGAGGCAGACTTCGACCCCGCCGCAGACGACCTCGAAGCGTCATTGGAACTCGTACTCCGCCGGCTCCGTGGGCACGTCATTCCGCCCGGCTCATGGAATTGGGATGCAGTACCGTCCCACCTGCGCGTGAGTTTCAAAGTGGTCGACAGCAAAGGCAAGGTGCTGGACGAAGGCAAGGACCTCGCCGAACTCCAGGAGAAGCTGGCTCCTGCCACACGCCGCGCCATAGCGGAGTCGCTCGGCGCCACTCCCGCAACGACGTCGCGCGCCAAGGGTGGCAAGGGAACCGGCAGCGCCAACAGCCAACCGTCGACGGCGGCCGTTACCAACGCAACAGCTGGCAACGGAGCGGTGGCGGAACGCAGCGGAATCACCGAATGGGACTTCGGCACCGTGGAGCGTCAGGTCACACGCACCGTGAAGGGCCATGACGTCACTGGCTTCCCTGCTGTCGTTGATGAAGGCAAGTCGGTCGCCCTTCGGGTATTCCAGACCAGGGCTGAACAGGAAGCCGCCATGCGCGGTGGTGTCATCCGGCTCCTGGCGCTGCGAATTCCGCCCCCGGACCGATACGTGCTGGAGCACCTGAGCAACATGGAAAAACTGACCTTCAGCCAGAACCCGCACGGCTCCGTCAGCGCGCTGATCGCGGATTGCGCCCTTGCTGCCATCGATAAGTTGACGCCGCAGGACTTGCCGTGGGACAGGCCGTCTTTCGATGCGCTGTATGAAGTAGTCCGGGCAGAACTGATCGATACTGTCTTCACGGTGACTGCCGTCGTCGAGCGCATTTTGGCTAGTACGCGCCGCATCCAGAAAGAGCTCAAGTCCAACGCCAGCCTGCCGCTGATCACTGCCCTTAATGACATGAAGAGCCAGCTGGAACAACTGGTCTTCCCCGGCTTCGTGGCACAGACGGGCTACGCACAACTCAGCCAGCTGCCCCGGTACTTGCAGGCTATCGAGAAGCGGCTGGAAAAACTGCCGGGAAACGTCCAGCGTGATGGCCTGAATATGGCGATCGTACAGGCCCTGGAGGACGACTACGACGACGCTGTTTCTGCGCTGCTTCCCGGACGCAGGGCAGGGACGGAGTTAACCCGCGTGCGCTGGATGATTGAGGAACTGCGGGTGAGCCTGTTCGCCGTGGAGCTGGGCACCGCCTATTCGGTGTCGGAAAAGCGCATCCGCACGGTGCTCAACCAGGCCCTGGCCCCCGCCTAG
- a CDS encoding HIT family protein: MSTLFTKIINGEIPGRFVWKDEDVVAFLTIAPLTHGHTLVVPREEVDSWTHASPELLAKVMDVAQSIGKVQEKIFDAKRVGVLMEGFEVEHLHVHVWPAYSTADFEVHNVDHNPDPAVMDATAVKLRAALRTAGHGDAVPED; this comes from the coding sequence ATGAGCACACTGTTCACCAAGATCATCAATGGCGAGATCCCCGGCCGCTTCGTGTGGAAGGACGAGGATGTGGTCGCCTTCCTCACCATCGCTCCGCTCACGCACGGACACACCTTGGTGGTGCCGCGCGAAGAAGTGGACTCGTGGACACATGCCAGCCCGGAACTCCTGGCCAAAGTCATGGACGTCGCCCAGAGCATTGGCAAGGTCCAGGAGAAGATCTTCGACGCCAAGCGCGTGGGCGTCCTCATGGAGGGGTTTGAGGTGGAGCACCTGCATGTGCATGTGTGGCCGGCCTACTCCACCGCGGACTTTGAAGTCCACAACGTAGACCACAACCCGGACCCCGCAGTGATGGATGCCACGGCAGTAAAGCTTCGTGCCGCACTCCGGACGGCCGGACACGGAGATGCTGTCCCCGAAGACTGA
- a CDS encoding NAD(P)-dependent alcohol dehydrogenase: protein MTPGRPVPPPLAKPITLNTSETGKETLAAAYGATSPDSGLVPLTVSRRAPAEDDVEIAVEFCGLCHSDVHATRGEWRIPPYPLVPGHEIVGRVTRVGTAVEDFAPGDRVGVGCMVDSCRECGSCLDGLEQYCERGNIGTYGAADPRHGDAVTQGGYSTSVVVDRRFVLRVPEALDPAAAAPLLCAGITTYSPLRYFDVEEGDSVGVVGLGGLGHMAVKIAKAMGAEVTVFTTSESKFDAARELGADHVVLSMDADAMEAANRSIDVIIDTVAAPHDLNPYFRTLRLDGALFQLGLPADDMPPVSPGLLIRRRLAYAGSLIGGIAETQEMLDFCAEHGVTSDVEIVGAEQLNEAYDRMVAGDVKYRFVLDTATLQKPSERADA, encoded by the coding sequence ATGACCCCCGGACGCCCTGTGCCCCCGCCCCTTGCCAAACCCATCACCCTGAACACCAGCGAAACCGGTAAGGAAACCCTTGCTGCAGCCTATGGCGCTACGTCCCCCGATAGTGGCCTGGTTCCCTTGACTGTCTCCCGCCGTGCACCTGCTGAGGACGACGTAGAGATCGCGGTTGAATTCTGCGGCCTGTGCCACTCCGACGTGCACGCGACGCGGGGGGAGTGGCGAATTCCCCCCTACCCGCTGGTCCCTGGCCACGAGATAGTTGGCCGGGTAACCCGCGTGGGCACCGCAGTGGAGGACTTTGCGCCGGGTGACCGGGTGGGTGTCGGCTGCATGGTGGACTCCTGCCGCGAATGCGGGAGCTGCCTCGATGGCCTGGAGCAGTACTGCGAGCGGGGCAACATCGGCACGTACGGCGCTGCCGACCCCCGTCACGGTGACGCGGTCACCCAAGGCGGCTATTCGACGTCGGTGGTGGTTGACAGGCGCTTCGTGCTGCGCGTTCCAGAAGCCCTCGACCCCGCTGCGGCAGCGCCGTTGTTGTGCGCAGGAATCACCACCTACTCCCCGCTGCGGTACTTCGACGTCGAAGAAGGCGACTCCGTAGGCGTTGTGGGGTTGGGCGGACTGGGGCACATGGCCGTCAAGATCGCCAAGGCCATGGGGGCGGAAGTCACTGTGTTTACTACCTCCGAATCCAAGTTCGACGCCGCTAGGGAACTTGGTGCCGACCACGTGGTTCTCTCCATGGACGCCGACGCCATGGAGGCTGCCAACCGGAGCATCGACGTCATCATTGATACTGTCGCCGCGCCGCACGACCTCAACCCCTACTTCCGGACGCTTCGCCTGGATGGGGCGCTGTTCCAGCTGGGCCTTCCTGCCGACGACATGCCGCCGGTCAGCCCGGGCCTGCTCATCCGCCGCCGACTCGCCTACGCGGGTTCGTTGATCGGCGGCATTGCGGAAACTCAGGAAATGCTGGACTTCTGCGCGGAACACGGAGTCACCAGCGACGTGGAAATCGTGGGGGCCGAACAGCTGAACGAGGCCTACGACCGCATGGTTGCCGGTGACGTAAAGTACCGTTTCGTGCTGGACACAGCAACACTTCAGAAACCATCGGAAAGGGCAGACGCATGA
- a CDS encoding sulfurtransferase translates to MSTLISSSQLHERLQSGERTVLLDVRWVLGRTDGHSEYLAGHLPGAVYVDLPTELADHAQPGRGRHPLPSREHFQETARKWGINDGDTVVAYDNSGSMAAARVWWMLRNAGASSVYLLDGGLAAWRAEGYPVESGEVTPAVGDVLLGAGNMPAITEQEAAQWHSHGVLLDARAGERYRGEVEPIDPRAGHIPGAVSAPTTANVTGEGTFLPAEELKRRFEELGVDGSARIAVYCGSGVTASHEIAALEIAGYRAELFPGSFSQWSNNAANPVAVGSDPFDEGPEGAPDHAGASGTSTAAGSSVGS, encoded by the coding sequence ATGTCCACGCTGATCAGTTCGTCACAACTGCACGAGCGCCTCCAATCCGGGGAGCGCACTGTGCTCCTGGATGTCCGCTGGGTGTTGGGACGGACTGACGGGCATAGTGAATACCTGGCCGGGCACCTGCCCGGCGCAGTTTACGTGGACCTCCCCACTGAGCTCGCAGACCACGCGCAGCCCGGCCGTGGCCGGCACCCGTTGCCGTCGCGCGAACACTTCCAGGAGACCGCGCGAAAGTGGGGAATCAACGACGGCGACACAGTGGTTGCGTACGACAACAGCGGCAGCATGGCTGCAGCACGCGTTTGGTGGATGCTGCGCAACGCCGGGGCTTCCTCGGTCTACCTGCTCGACGGCGGTTTGGCGGCCTGGCGTGCGGAGGGTTACCCGGTGGAATCCGGTGAGGTGACTCCCGCCGTCGGAGATGTCCTCTTGGGCGCGGGCAACATGCCAGCGATTACCGAGCAGGAAGCGGCTCAGTGGCACAGCCACGGCGTGCTGTTGGACGCCCGGGCGGGAGAGCGCTACCGCGGCGAAGTGGAGCCGATCGACCCCCGGGCGGGACACATTCCGGGCGCTGTGAGCGCACCGACCACGGCAAACGTCACGGGCGAGGGGACCTTCTTGCCGGCGGAGGAACTGAAACGACGCTTCGAGGAGCTGGGCGTGGATGGGTCAGCCCGCATTGCCGTGTATTGCGGCTCCGGGGTGACGGCTTCCCACGAGATCGCGGCTCTGGAGATTGCTGGTTACCGGGCGGAATTGTTCCCGGGATCCTTCTCGCAATGGTCCAACAACGCCGCGAATCCCGTAGCCGTTGGAAGCGATCCTTTTGACGAGGGCCCTGAGGGTGCCCCTGATCACGCTGGCGCAAGTGGCACAAGCACAGCTGCCGGGAGTAGCGTCGGATCATGA
- a CDS encoding PLP-dependent cysteine synthase family protein, with protein MSNSCIQDRAWASEAIRKIEAENNRSADTHLYAVPLPEHWGVQLYLKDESTHRSGSLKHRLARSLFLYGLVNGWITEGTTIVEASSGSTAVSEAYFARLIGLPFIAVMTKTTSPEKIALIEDFGGACLLVDHASEVYAVAEETAQTSGGYYMDQFTYAERATDWRGNNNIAESIFDQLALEEHPIPDWIVVGAGTGGTSATIGRYLRYNRYPTRLAVVDPENSAFYPAWRDGDTAAATGLPSRIEGIGRPRSEPSFVPAVIDHMIQVPDAASVAAMRHLRKLTGLHAGPSTGTNLWGVWQLVAGMVAEGRQGSIVSLMCDSGDRYAGSYNDAGWLAAKGLDPLPHEAVLERFHNTGAWTG; from the coding sequence GTGAGCAATTCGTGCATTCAGGACAGGGCATGGGCCAGCGAGGCCATCCGCAAGATCGAGGCTGAGAACAACCGCTCGGCGGACACGCACCTTTACGCGGTTCCCCTCCCGGAACATTGGGGGGTCCAGCTGTATCTGAAGGATGAGTCGACCCACCGCTCGGGCAGCCTCAAGCACCGCTTGGCGCGATCGTTGTTCCTGTACGGCCTGGTCAACGGATGGATCACGGAGGGCACCACCATCGTGGAAGCCTCCAGCGGCAGTACTGCCGTGTCCGAGGCTTACTTTGCGCGGCTGATTGGCTTGCCCTTCATCGCCGTCATGACCAAAACCACCAGCCCCGAGAAGATCGCCCTGATCGAGGACTTTGGCGGCGCGTGCCTGTTGGTGGACCATGCTTCGGAGGTCTATGCCGTGGCCGAGGAAACCGCCCAAACGTCCGGCGGCTACTACATGGATCAGTTCACATATGCAGAACGCGCCACAGATTGGCGGGGCAACAACAACATCGCGGAGTCGATTTTCGACCAACTCGCCCTTGAGGAACACCCGATTCCCGACTGGATCGTGGTGGGCGCGGGCACCGGTGGCACCAGCGCGACCATTGGCCGCTACCTGAGGTACAACCGCTACCCCACGCGCCTGGCCGTAGTGGACCCGGAAAACTCCGCCTTCTACCCCGCTTGGCGCGACGGCGACACCGCCGCAGCCACGGGCCTGCCATCACGAATCGAGGGCATCGGCCGTCCAAGGTCTGAACCCAGTTTCGTCCCTGCGGTGATCGACCACATGATCCAGGTGCCCGACGCCGCGTCCGTTGCCGCCATGCGCCATCTCCGCAAGCTCACGGGCCTGCACGCAGGGCCCTCCACCGGGACCAACCTGTGGGGCGTCTGGCAGTTGGTGGCCGGGATGGTGGCTGAGGGGCGTCAAGGCAGCATCGTTTCACTGATGTGCGACAGCGGCGACCGCTATGCAGGCAGTTATAACGACGCCGGCTGGCTGGCGGCCAAGGGCTTGGATCCTTTACCGCACGAAGCAGTCCTGGAGCGGTTCCACAACACGGGGGCTTGGACCGGCTAG
- a CDS encoding MBL fold metallo-hydrolase, whose protein sequence is MLLTKYTHACVRLEKEGNVLVIDPGTFSESEEALSGAHAVLVTHEHNDHIDRPAVLAAMRSNPSLEVHAPAGIATALREDGDVAERVHAVEPGSDFEAAGFSVRTFGGQHAVIHAQIPVVANIGYLVDENVFHPGDSFVVPDGIDVKTLLVPIHAPWSKVGEVVDFVISVRAPRAFPVHDALLNELGRGIVEGHVTRIGARYGTSYERLAPRDSVEV, encoded by the coding sequence ATGCTGCTCACCAAGTACACCCACGCCTGTGTCCGGTTGGAGAAGGAGGGAAACGTCCTGGTCATTGATCCTGGAACGTTTTCCGAATCGGAGGAAGCATTGAGCGGGGCCCACGCCGTACTTGTCACTCACGAGCACAATGACCACATAGACCGTCCGGCCGTTCTGGCAGCCATGCGGAGCAATCCATCGTTGGAAGTCCATGCTCCTGCTGGTATTGCCACGGCATTGCGGGAAGATGGCGACGTGGCCGAGCGGGTGCACGCCGTGGAGCCCGGCTCTGATTTCGAAGCCGCAGGATTCAGCGTGCGGACGTTCGGCGGCCAGCACGCGGTAATCCACGCGCAAATCCCGGTGGTGGCGAACATCGGCTACTTGGTGGATGAAAATGTGTTCCACCCGGGGGACTCCTTCGTCGTCCCGGACGGGATTGACGTCAAAACCCTCCTGGTGCCCATCCATGCCCCGTGGTCCAAGGTGGGCGAGGTGGTGGACTTCGTCATCTCAGTCCGCGCTCCCAGGGCGTTTCCGGTCCATGACGCACTGCTCAATGAGCTGGGACGTGGCATCGTGGAGGGCCACGTGACCCGAATCGGCGCCCGCTACGGGACCAGCTACGAACGCCTTGCGCCGCGCGACTCAGTAGAGGTCTAG
- a CDS encoding Fur family transcriptional regulator, which yields MPHGTNSATTGPAAPATSGVKEQRVTKQRLAVSAALDELDDFVSTQELYRLLQNKGISVSLATAYRILQSLADDGLIDVLRNGEGEAVYRRCAVTGHHHHLLCRNCGKAVEVEAPAVETWAARTAAEHGFTEVAHTVEIFGLCPECTAKKAAGKL from the coding sequence ATGCCACACGGCACCAATTCCGCCACGACCGGCCCTGCGGCGCCGGCCACCAGCGGTGTCAAGGAGCAGCGTGTCACCAAGCAACGCTTGGCCGTCAGCGCCGCACTGGACGAATTGGATGACTTCGTCAGCACCCAGGAGCTATACCGGTTGCTGCAGAACAAGGGCATTTCCGTGTCGCTGGCCACTGCGTACCGCATCCTTCAGTCGTTGGCCGATGACGGACTTATTGATGTCCTCCGCAACGGCGAAGGAGAAGCGGTCTACAGACGTTGCGCTGTCACGGGACACCACCACCACTTGCTGTGCCGCAACTGTGGGAAGGCAGTGGAAGTGGAAGCACCCGCCGTCGAAACCTGGGCTGCACGAACTGCCGCCGAACACGGTTTCACTGAGGTGGCCCACACCGTCGAAATCTTCGGACTCTGCCCGGAGTGCACCGCGAAAAAGGCTGCCGGCAAGCTCTAG